A window of Glycine soja cultivar W05 chromosome 2, ASM419377v2, whole genome shotgun sequence genomic DNA:
GAGAATGAATTGAAGCAAGCTAGAAAGGCATTTATTCGCGAAACTTATCTAACTTAAGTTGGGAATCatgaacaataaaataaaggacATGCAATGTAAAATTTATAGTTATCATTTTCACTTTTCACCACTGGCTTCGGATATTTATAACTATGATATTGTACTTGTGCTTTACAAAGTTTTAGTAGTAATGAGATACAAAATCTTCAGGTAAAATCACGGGCAATGGAAGTGGCAAAGTTGATCGAGAATGAAGATGGTGTTACTGCTGCAGTTGATTCATTTCACCGTCATCTACCTCCTGAACTACCACTACCAATTCCATCTGCAGTGGTGGATGACCATGCAAATCCTTTGCAGTGGTTTTTTCTCCAACTAGCAAAGTTTTGCACTTTACCTTGTGGGggtgtatagtttttttttttttttgctttgagtaaattcttttttttcttttattgattgCATAATTATAGTTTATAGAGCTTTCCATTTTTTGGTAATGGTAGCAGTGTTAAGCTTAATATTCCATTCATTTCAGTCAAAGTCTCTTTTGTGAGGGTTTGATTAATAGTAAATTAGTAATATTGAAGTTTCTCTTGTCATTTCTCGTTGTATGAGATCTCATAGATCATAGATATCTATGTTAGAGTGATTATAAGAGGGATTCTAtttgcacctgactcaacaaactagactctatatatatatatatatatatatgtgtgtgtgtgattttatcattttgaaaattaaattttggaaccatatgaaattaattttagtcactataaaaacttaatatatttttatttttattttatttttacatttattaaaagtgttattattttagtctttctaaaattaaaaacaaaatttctattaaaatcatattaaaattttactggGATAAAACCAAACTTTAAGATATTCAGATgaaatcatttatattttaccCTTCTTTATAGAATTATAGTATAGTAGTAGTAGAGTTGCGCTCAGTTGATGAAGActattcgtttttttttttctctttttctcaaaACACGTTAGTCGTGCTATGTAACATCGCTTTCGAATGTGGTTTGGCATCACCCcaccccaagtgtgattttaaaaatgaatgaaaatttaattaaaaaaacagaacacagaacaacatatccaattAAAAAATGTCCGTATCCacggattttattttagtgcCCCTAATAAATATTGCCTTACCAATTTTATGTTATGACATTCATTTCCCTCACCGCAAAGCCTGCTATCTGCCATGCCGAATTGCCAACAGgacaaaaaaacaatattatcaATACAttctcaaatgattttttttaaaaaaatcattgtttataatattagataatttttagaataaatacattaatttatttccaataatgatagataatattgatttaatttagtCCCAAAATAATTAcctgtatataatttttttataaaagtatttagCTTTTTGATAAATCATAGTTGTTTAATGTGAAATTAAGTAACATcggaaattaaatttttgatgGAATCAACAAATTTAAGAGCTAAATTATCAAGAAATTAACAAATTGAATGattaatttgacaaaaaaaactaatttatcatGAAATTGGCATGTTCAAAGGGTTATGGTATGTAGCAAAACCATTAAGGAATTGGATACAAAAGTCTTTATGAGAAGAAACTGCTAATAAAGGCAAATGTAGTGTTTGATTGGtgtcattttataatattaaattcaaacctTTCATTGTTACCCGATCTATTCCATATCTTTTCTCCTCTTTGTCCTCAATTCAGTCTCTCTCAAATCTTATACATTTTTCTTTCCCAACCACATCTCCTCTCTTTGTTTATTACGGATTTTCTAAAAGGGTTGCTTTCCTCTTTCAACCTTTTCTTTCTTAAGCAAaacactattaattaattaaagttaacAATCCAATTATCATCTCCCCATAATAGAAGAGAGAAGAATGATAGAAGCATGGCAAGGCGTAACGTCAAGCAGTGGTGGGTACACGAGCAGCAATGctgaagaaattattttttttattaggaaaaaaaataatttagaaagaaGGATCAATTAAATAGATATTGTTCTCAAGAAGTTCCAAATTCCAAAGTCTTCTTATGCACCTTTTACAAGGGACTAGAAGTTCAAGATACATCTACTTGATCTCATGATTGAAAACAAGACTGAAGCTGTAAAACAAGATCAAccatacatattaaaaaaagtcaaattaatctggctctaataatagaaataaaatctaAGATGGCTCTAAGAGATGATATTGCAATAAGGACTGAGCTAGTTATAGAAATGATGTAAGGATATTAGTTCATAAACTATAACACACGGGTGTTATTGGAGCTAAGTGGGCCTACATAAACAAGTTAGACTAAAAAGATAAGGTATTAGAAATAAACCTTCGGTCTCATCATTCTCTTAGCCAATTAATACAACTTTGACATGAAGAAAATTTCTTACACCCTTCACCATAAATGGCAAAAGGCCTAgatcaatactttttttttctactcaaGCAACTTTTGACTGCAATATATGCTTTTGGTGTACAAGATTAATGTAACAAAAagttgaaagaaattaaatttctttaccATTGTGAGAATTTAATAAGATGTGCAATTAGTAATATATCCTTGTCATCAACTTTCTTATTAGCAACTCACATTTTTGTGTTACAATTACACCTTGATTATTTTCTTACTCTTGatctaatttttaaatcttttgaGACTTTGCATTACAATTACAACCCGAGTAATAGAATGTGCATGAGTATAGGCTTTTGGAGTCTAAATTTCCCTTATTTTGTATAAGCTTGGTTAAATCTTTAAAGATATGTTATTTGAAATGGTTGACAGTGCAGAAGAGGTCTCATTGTGTCAACATGAAAATTTTGAAGGGTTGCAGTCTTTTCTTAAGCCTCCAGAtgacatataataaaattaagcacTTTTTACTCCTCTTTCTTCAGTAGCTGCACTACAAATAATCAACCaaagttaaaaaatagtttattaaatcACTCAAACTTGGATGTTGGAGAGCTGCAATTCCAATAAACACAATCTAGCAGCACACTTACAACTCAAGTAGAATTAGATGTTCATTACAACATTTAGAAGACAAATGGGATGACAGCCTTAACATGCTTAGGGAAATCTTCAAACTTAGAAAGATACCATTTCCTAGTTGAGTAACTCCTACCCACCAAGTACATAGTAGTGCCTACAGCGAAAGCGAATGAATATAATGTCTGAGAAATGAAGAAGATCCCATAAAACACAGTAATCTCAAAGAAGTAGTGGGGGCAAATCACAAGCTCAAAAAAGCCACCCTTTGGAATCTTGTACTCCTTTTCACCCTTTCCCCTCAATTTGGACAGAAGGTAATGGTGGTAGAAGTTGCCAATGATGCCAACTAGAAACAACACAATGCCAGGGTAGAACAGATTGATTGGTGGTTCTGGAAACCCTTTTGTTAGGTGTTGAGAATAGACCATAGTTACAGCTGAGAGGAAATAACTCAGAGTGATGGGGATTGCAGATTCAAGTGTCATGCCTCCACTATATTTGTGAATAAACAGAACCTACACATTAACAACATTCTTAATTGAGCTGAAATCCATTTAAAGAACAAGAATATGACACTAAGGGTTGTTTAGTGTTGAAAAATCAAGAATAGTGTCATCAGGCTATGATTGTGGACTGCATCAAATCACAACAACCGCAGCACAATTGTGACCGAAAACCATAATTTGAAATTCATTTGCATCATAATCCAGGCATACAAAGAAAACCATAACTGGTCTGCCACAACTCcaaggttttttttaaattgtggttaCGGTTTCATCGTGATCTTTGATATTATGGAAAATTTCAGTCACTGGTGTAACTACAATTGTAGTCAACCCGAAAAACCTCGTGGTTGCGGCATACCAATTTTTATAGCCTTGCTAAATTCTATAAACCATCatcctaaaaaaatatcaagatagattttaaatcttttttggTATAgaccaaatatatttttcactgAAAGTCTGGAAACAATCTTCCTCGAACCAAGTAGAACTATTATAAAAGACAATTAGTTGCATATCCGGACTCAATCTTCACACCACTAATTAAACTAGCACAACTTTATGTCAATTGTTTCAGGTGACATGATCTTTAAAAATGACTGCAAAcctaaactaaaaaattactataaaaaaagaacaattttGCACTAAAAATTCTCCTAATATTCATTTCATCACAACCCAATCTATAAGTCCACCCTAAAATATGGTGGATTGATTGGGAAAAAAGTCAAAGATAggtagaaaaaaaagaagaaaaaaatagattgaGAAAATGATATATGTGAAAAATGATATcataagaaaagaagagagttatagaaagaaaacaggattataattaataaacctTAACTATTTCTTCCatataatctctttttttttttttgcatgcttGAAGTGTAACAAAGCAAGTGTTACTTACCTCAAAGACCCTCTTGAAGTAGTGCAGAGTAACAGCAGATTGAAGGATGGTGAATCTGAGCCCTTGATGAGGAAAGACCCAGAAGGATGCAAGGCCAGCAAGAAAAGCAGGAGTGTACAGCAAAAGCATGCCAGCTTTGCTAGACAACTTGACCTGCTTTTCTGCAGAGGGATTAGCATTCCAAAACTTTGAATAGTTCAAATGCTTCCCTCTAATTTCTGACAAGAAAGCATTAGCCAGTATCAGGAAGCTTGTCACAGTCAACCCCCAAACCACCAGAGAAGGTGGCGGGGGGAAAATGAAGCTGAACAACACAGACTTAATCACCATGGTGTTTGCTTGTTTTGTTACCCTCTGTTTAGGTCTGTTTCCATTCTCGGACCTAGAGCTAAATAAAAGGCATGATGATCATGCACTTGTATAATAACATATTCTGTTGAAATAATTGTAGTAGTGGGATCCACATCTACTGTGTTTGTTTCTGATTAATGGACACGTGAAGAAAGTCCAAgtaatgagagagagaaagaaaagaaaaataagatacGTGATAAGGGATTGATCATTGATGTTAAAGaaagagaataataatattttttcttgcaaTTTGAAGGAAATAAATTTGGGAGAGATGATTACACAttacactttaatttaaaactttaaagtttagatttaaattttattatttttaactaatgtagAATTTTACTAGTAACACTGATTCTAAAAATAGATTAGTAAAAGATGCTGTTGCTTCCTCTGTTAgtattttaatacaaaattgCCAGTGGATCCAAAATGCCAATGCATCCATGTCTATTTGCTTCATGGCTTTGCGATCACATTCCTCTTCCTTCACCTTCGATGTGTTCCTCAGCTTCAGAGGTTCAGACACACACATGGTTTTACTGGCTATCTCTACAAATCTCTTCATGACAGTGATCATGAAAAGATCTGATGGTTTTTTATAAAGTGTATCCTTCTGATCTGCAACACCAGAAGGGTAGTTATGGAGAAGCATTAGCTAAGCATGAGGAAAGGTTCAAGCATAACTTGGAGAAGTTGCTGAAATGTAGCAAACATGTCTAGTTATCATTTCAAAGATGGGTAACCCACTAGTTATGGCAACCGGGATCACCACgactaaaatttttatttaaaaacatctcaggaaaaacattagaaaattcttaaaaaaatctttgaaatcATAGATGAGTTCAGGGCATGTATGTGCCTGCTAAACGGtatctttaattaattgcaCAAcaccattaattttataaatatttattttagtccaAAAAACATATTCTTGAGTctcattataaaaaattcattttcttataCTCTATCAAAACTCAGCacaaacaagaatttaaactaaaaaatgattAGTTATCAAATCCTCACAAACgtcataaattattgtttattttaataaaatatatattttttaatttttattttttaaatttactctAACCTATAAATTTATGATAGCAAATGATTATTCTATAAACTCttattatttgaaaacattaaagataaaatgataTCGATTAATGTTATCAAACAATtgcatgaaataaaaaaaaagattattttctaTCTAATATTGCAAATATTATGAATGATGTGAATTAATCAAAAGACAGATTTTTATTTTGCAACAAACTAAGGAAATATGATGGTTGCATCCTAGATTCTAACCCTATGATCCAGCATAAAATAAATGAAGTGATGCACAAAACATCTGATGACTTTTAGTTGTCTAGCGCGTGTGGAATTTAACACCTTAGACAATATAAAAGAAAGATACCCGTTAAGATGCTTGTTAATATACCTGTTAAGATATGGATGCAAGGCTTTTAGTTTAACTTCACTaaaactttctttttgtttttgaaacagAGATGGATATGAATACGAGTTTATTGAGAGGATTGTTAAGTCAGTCACCAGGAAGATTAATCCTGTTAGTTTACATGTTGCGGATTACCCAGTTGGACTAGGGTCACAGGTGCGATTAGTCTGGAAGCTTTTGGATGTTGGTTCTGATGAGGGTGTCCACATGATAGGGATCCATGGAAAGGGTGGGCTAGGAAAAACAACACTTGCCCTAGCAATTTATAACTTGATTGCTGACCAATTTGATGGTTCTTGTTTTCTTCATAACTtgagagaaaaatcaaacatcTGCAAAGCATCTTTCTTTagaaaatacaagaaaattaaGTTAGCGAGTAAGAAGGAATTTCAATGATACAACCTAGGCTCCAGCAaaagaattctcttgattttagATGATGTCAACAAGCGCAAGCAATTGCAGGAAATTGTTGGAAGACGTGAATGGTGGTGACTCAGGACAAACAACTACTAGCAACTCAAAAGGTTAAAAGAAGATATACAAGAATTCCTAATAATGAAATCCTAGAGATACTTAAACTCAGCTTTGATGCCTTGggggaagaagagaagaatgttTTTCTTGATATTGCTTGTTGTTTGAAAGGATGTAAGATGACAGAGGTTCTGACTCTTTATGATGACTGcataaaatatcatattggGGTGTTGGTTAAAAAATCTCTCATAAAGGTTAGGCATGATAAGATTTACTTGCACGACCTGATTCAGGACATTGGTAGAGAAATTGAACGACAGGAATCACCTCAAGAGCCAGGAAAGGGCAGGAGATTATGGTTACAAAAGATATAATTCAAGTTTTAAAAGACAACAAGGTAAGTAAGATTcgtgaatgtttttttttttttttatcttgattcATCTATTTTGTCTTTCGTGtgtttttttgaacttttcaaaTTAATCAATACGAAACTCTGTCTCATTTGTATTTTGTCATATTAATCAATATCATGAATTGCATCTATGGAACTCcccttttgtttctttaacTTTGTAATGTGTGGTCACATCAAATGAACTTGCATCTCCTCTCAATTTTCTGATATGGTATCGGAGTTCTCTGATGGAGAGAGCAATGATGCCCCTGCCACAGAAGAtgagaaagagatgaaagacATTCAAGAGAAACAGATCAAACAACACAAATTATTGAATGGCTTATCGAAGGCAAGTTTGAAGAGTACATTTTCcacattttgtaaattattgaaTTAACTTTAAGATTATTCATTTGAGGCTTATTTCTTTGCAGAAGCTCGAGAATCTAACAGTTTTGAATTTTGACTATTGTGTGCTTCTGGTTGCGCCCCCACTCTCACCCCTTCCATGTGTAATTTCCTCTATTCTCGTATCCGACCTATATTACCTTTAGcaccaaaactcaaaaatatttgtagtaggaagaaaaaaaaacaatttatagactaaatgaccaaatttattttattcaaaatgataatttattttaaaaaatcacttcagtttttttttttatttaaaaagtttaaaaccatcattcatcttttaaaaacataaagaattaaattaaaatttttaaaagataagaaattaaattaaatattttaaaaattattgtttcggaaggattatttttcttcttcaataaaTTTCTAGTTTGTGACAAATGATTGATTAGGCTCTAGGTGCTAATTTACTTGGGAACTTTGAATAATGACTTGTTTAGGTAATTTTTCTATAagtatagaagaagaaaataagaatatatatatatatatatatatatatatatatatatatatatatatatatatatatatatatatatatatatatatatatatattaacaatcaAGGCCATAACATTTAgactaaaatatcaataaatttcattattttattaagcttaatttaaagatattataattccttttcattttctttgataagtacaagttTTCTTTGACAAATCCATATATGCGACCTCATGTTGATTTAACAAAGAAATCTTGAAGGCAAATT
This region includes:
- the LOC114384187 gene encoding steroid 5-alpha-reductase DET2-like — encoded protein: MVIKSVLFSFIFPPPPSLVVWGLTVTSFLILANAFLSEIRGKHLNYSKFWNANPSAEKQVKLSSKAGMLLLYTPAFLAGLASFWVFPHQGLRFTILQSAVTLHYFKRVFEVLFIHKYSGGMTLESAIPITLSYFLSAVTMVYSQHLTKGFPEPPINLFYPGIVLFLVGIIGNFYHHYLLSKLRGKGEKEYKIPKGGFFELVICPHYFFEITVFYGIFFISQTLYSFAFAVGTTMYLVGRSYSTRKWYLSKFEDFPKHVKAVIPFVF